One Mycobacterium sp. SMC-4 DNA window includes the following coding sequences:
- a CDS encoding globin domain-containing protein, producing MTVLAAGAQLEPAHAEVVSATLPLIGAHIDEITTQFYRGMFGAHPELLRNLFNRGNQAQGAQQRALAASIATFATHLVDPNLAYPGELLSRIGHKHASLGVTAEQYPIVHEHLFAAIVAVLGADTVTDEVAAAWDRVFWIMADTLIAFERDLYRGAGVADGDVYRRAQVVARVDDPSGAVLVTVVSPGRPFSEFLPGQYVSVGVTMPDGARQLRQYSLVNAAGGAELTFAVKPVGAIGGQPAGEVSSWIAANLCVGDILDVTVPFGDLPAPDGTAPLVLISAGIGITPMVGFLEHLAVQRPDARVQVLHADRSDQSHPLRERQHELVAQLPNASLDLWYEDGLTAGAPGAHAGLMNLADLQFADAVQVYLCGGNGFVHAVRAQLLGKGITAERIHCELFSPNDWLLD from the coding sequence ATGACCGTCCTCGCCGCTGGAGCCCAGCTGGAGCCTGCCCACGCCGAGGTGGTGTCCGCGACGCTGCCGCTGATCGGGGCGCACATCGACGAGATCACCACGCAGTTCTACCGCGGGATGTTCGGCGCGCACCCGGAACTGCTGCGCAACCTGTTCAACCGCGGCAACCAGGCCCAAGGGGCCCAACAGCGGGCGCTGGCCGCATCGATCGCCACCTTTGCCACGCACCTGGTCGACCCGAACCTGGCGTACCCGGGCGAGCTGCTGTCGCGCATCGGTCACAAGCACGCGTCGCTGGGTGTGACCGCCGAGCAGTACCCGATCGTGCACGAGCACCTGTTTGCGGCGATCGTCGCGGTTCTGGGCGCCGACACCGTCACCGACGAGGTCGCCGCGGCATGGGACCGGGTGTTCTGGATCATGGCCGACACGCTGATCGCCTTCGAACGCGATCTCTATCGCGGTGCCGGGGTGGCCGATGGCGACGTCTACCGCCGGGCACAGGTGGTGGCGCGCGTCGACGACCCTTCGGGTGCGGTGCTGGTGACGGTGGTCTCGCCCGGCCGACCGTTCTCGGAATTCCTCCCTGGCCAGTACGTTTCGGTGGGCGTGACGATGCCCGACGGGGCCCGCCAGCTGCGCCAGTACAGCCTGGTCAACGCTGCGGGTGGTGCAGAACTGACCTTCGCGGTCAAACCGGTCGGGGCCATCGGGGGGCAGCCCGCGGGGGAGGTGTCGAGCTGGATCGCGGCCAACCTGTGTGTCGGTGACATCCTCGACGTCACGGTGCCGTTCGGCGACCTGCCGGCACCCGATGGCACCGCACCGTTGGTGCTGATCTCGGCCGGTATCGGCATCACGCCGATGGTCGGCTTCCTCGAACACCTGGCAGTTCAAAGGCCCGACGCGCGGGTGCAGGTGCTGCACGCCGACCGCAGCGATCAGAGTCACCCGCTGCGCGAGCGCCAGCACGAGCTGGTCGCCCAGCTGCCGAACGCGAGCCTGGACCTGTGGTACGAAGACGGCCTCACCGCCGGCGCCCCGGGTGCGCACGCAGGTCTGATGAATCTGGCCGACCTGCAGTTCGCCGACGCTGTGCAGGTGTATCTGTGCGGCGGAAACGGATTCGTGCACGCGGTCCGCGCTCAGCTGCTGGGAAAGGGCATCACCGCAGAGCGGATCCACTGCGAGCTGTTCTCGCCCAACGACTGGCTGCTGGACTAA
- a CDS encoding TetR-like C-terminal domain-containing protein, which translates to MPYFLDSSGKDSMGWGIMAAVDSVDVRALALEAALAELQQWGVDRFTIEGVAHRSHLDPAFLRAEWDNERQLILDALSSYSELTITAPDTGSLHGDLTALALSLADYLNEPVGRRIARMLVIDSKSQAADVHTRAAFYAMRREVVTVIFRRAAERGELREDVNPGVALQMLTAPLHSYALYTDAQIAHEYCHVLADLVARAITED; encoded by the coding sequence GTGCCATATTTCCTAGATTCGTCGGGCAAAGACTCGATGGGTTGGGGGATCATGGCGGCGGTCGACAGTGTCGATGTACGTGCGTTGGCGCTCGAGGCGGCGTTGGCCGAGCTGCAGCAGTGGGGCGTCGACCGATTCACCATCGAGGGCGTGGCACACCGAAGCCACCTCGACCCCGCGTTCCTGCGAGCGGAGTGGGACAACGAACGGCAGTTGATCCTCGACGCGTTGTCGAGCTACAGCGAGCTGACGATCACCGCACCCGATACCGGGTCGCTGCACGGCGACCTGACCGCGCTCGCGCTGTCACTGGCCGATTATCTCAACGAGCCCGTCGGACGGCGCATCGCGCGGATGCTCGTCATCGACAGCAAGTCGCAAGCCGCCGACGTGCACACCCGGGCCGCGTTCTACGCGATGCGCCGCGAGGTCGTCACGGTGATCTTCCGTCGCGCAGCCGAACGCGGCGAGCTGCGCGAAGACGTCAACCCCGGGGTTGCGCTGCAGATGCTGACCGCGCCGCTGCATAGCTACGCGCTCTACACCGATGCACAGATCGCGCACGAGTACTGCCACGTGTTGGCCGATCTCGTGGCGCGCGCCATCACCGAGGATTAG
- a CDS encoding ATP-binding cassette domain-containing protein, with product MSRPAAPTLTVRYDGSTRTFAAGNDVVVGRDLRADVRIAHPLISRAHVVLRSEQGRWVAIDNGSLNGMYLNGRRVPAADITDGQQLYLGNPDGPRLTFEVGRHQGSVGTPPTSAIPAAGRSGSWPGQPGPPSQPTYTRPAPPRPPQTGAGYQPTGPINPPPSVPPRQPRHSAPAPIDSPSLESVTMMGPAAAPRSGDGNLATSMLKILRPGRPAEAPPGSVKIGRASDNDIVIPDVLASRHHATLVPTVDGTEIRDNRSINGTFVNGARVDSAMLTEGDIVTIGNVDLVFRGAMLVRRTETAADTATGGLDVHGITWTIENNKTLLDNISMSARPGTLTAIIGPSGAGKSTFARLVAGYTHPTSGQVSFEGHNVHAEYASLRSRIGMVPQDDVVHGQLTVRQALMYAAELRLPPDTNRADREQVVNEVLEELEMTKHLDTRVDKLSGGQRKRASVALELLTGPSLLILDEPTSGLDPALDRQVMTMLRQLADAGRVVLVVTHSLTYLDVCDQVLLLAPGGKTAFYGPPEQIGPSMGTTNWADIFSSVAGDPDAAHQRYLAHNGPPPPQPASQTPADLGNPTRTSLTRQLSTIARRQIRLVVSDRGYFAFLMMLPFIMGVLSLSVPGDVGFGVPVPAIQGGEAPNEPGQILVMLNVGAIFMGTALTIRALIGERAIFRREQAVGLSTTAYLLAKVAVFTVFAIIQSAIVTSIAILGKGFGPGAVERGAVLGSPGFELFVDIAATCVASAMVGLALSALARSAEQIMPLLVVAVMSQLVFSGGMIPVTDRIVLDQMSWATPARWGFASSASTIDLIRLVPGPLTPQDRHWEHTSGAWLFDMAMLALISIFYLTFVRWRIRLNAS from the coding sequence ATGAGCCGACCAGCCGCCCCGACGCTGACGGTTCGGTACGACGGATCCACCCGCACCTTCGCGGCCGGCAACGACGTCGTCGTCGGCCGCGACCTGCGCGCCGACGTCCGGATCGCCCACCCGTTGATCTCGCGCGCCCACGTGGTGTTGCGCTCCGAACAGGGCCGGTGGGTTGCGATCGACAACGGCAGCCTCAACGGCATGTACCTCAACGGCCGCCGGGTGCCTGCGGCCGATATCACCGACGGCCAGCAGCTCTACCTCGGCAACCCTGACGGACCCCGACTGACCTTCGAGGTCGGACGCCATCAGGGTTCGGTGGGAACTCCCCCGACCAGTGCGATTCCGGCGGCCGGTCGCAGCGGGTCGTGGCCCGGTCAGCCCGGTCCGCCCAGCCAGCCCACCTACACCCGTCCGGCGCCGCCGCGCCCCCCGCAGACCGGAGCCGGCTACCAGCCGACCGGGCCGATCAACCCGCCGCCGAGCGTGCCACCGCGCCAGCCCCGACACAGCGCGCCGGCGCCGATCGACTCGCCGAGCCTGGAATCGGTCACGATGATGGGGCCGGCGGCGGCCCCGCGATCCGGCGACGGCAACCTCGCGACCAGCATGCTCAAGATCCTGCGGCCGGGCCGGCCCGCAGAAGCCCCGCCCGGGTCGGTCAAGATCGGCCGGGCCAGCGACAACGACATCGTCATCCCCGATGTGCTGGCCTCGCGCCACCACGCCACCCTGGTCCCGACCGTCGACGGCACCGAGATCCGGGACAACCGCAGCATCAACGGCACCTTCGTCAACGGCGCCCGGGTGGACTCAGCGATGCTCACCGAAGGCGACATCGTCACCATCGGCAACGTCGACCTGGTCTTCCGCGGCGCCATGCTGGTCCGGCGCACGGAGACCGCAGCCGACACCGCCACCGGCGGCCTGGACGTCCACGGGATCACCTGGACCATCGAGAACAACAAGACGCTGCTGGACAACATCTCGATGTCGGCGCGTCCGGGCACGTTGACGGCCATCATCGGCCCATCCGGCGCCGGCAAGTCCACGTTCGCCCGGCTGGTCGCCGGTTACACCCATCCGACCTCCGGCCAGGTCTCCTTCGAGGGTCACAACGTGCATGCCGAGTACGCATCGCTGCGTTCCCGCATCGGCATGGTGCCCCAGGACGACGTGGTGCACGGCCAGCTGACCGTCCGCCAGGCGCTGATGTACGCCGCCGAGCTGCGGCTCCCGCCCGACACCAACAGGGCCGACCGCGAACAGGTCGTCAACGAGGTGCTCGAAGAGCTCGAGATGACCAAACACCTCGACACCCGGGTCGACAAACTGTCCGGCGGCCAGCGCAAACGCGCCTCGGTGGCGCTGGAACTGCTCACCGGCCCGTCGCTGCTCATCCTCGACGAACCGACCTCCGGCCTGGACCCGGCGCTGGACCGCCAGGTCATGACGATGCTCCGCCAGCTCGCCGACGCCGGGCGAGTCGTGCTCGTCGTCACCCACTCGCTGACCTACCTCGACGTGTGCGATCAGGTGCTGCTGCTGGCCCCCGGCGGCAAAACCGCCTTCTACGGCCCACCCGAGCAGATCGGGCCCTCGATGGGGACCACCAACTGGGCCGACATCTTCAGCTCGGTGGCCGGCGACCCCGATGCGGCCCATCAGCGATACCTGGCCCACAACGGACCGCCACCTCCACAACCGGCCTCGCAGACACCGGCCGATCTGGGCAACCCGACCCGGACCAGCCTGACCCGGCAGCTGTCGACGATCGCGCGACGTCAGATCCGGCTGGTGGTGTCCGACCGCGGTTACTTCGCGTTCCTGATGATGTTGCCGTTCATCATGGGCGTGCTGTCGTTGTCGGTACCCGGCGACGTCGGATTCGGCGTGCCCGTCCCAGCCATCCAGGGCGGCGAGGCGCCCAACGAACCAGGCCAGATCCTGGTGATGCTCAACGTCGGCGCCATCTTCATGGGCACCGCGCTGACCATCCGCGCCCTGATCGGCGAACGCGCGATCTTCCGCCGAGAACAGGCCGTCGGTCTGTCGACGACGGCCTACCTGCTGGCCAAGGTTGCCGTGTTCACGGTGTTCGCGATCATCCAGTCCGCCATCGTGACCAGCATCGCGATCCTCGGCAAAGGTTTCGGCCCCGGCGCGGTGGAACGCGGCGCGGTGCTGGGCAGCCCCGGCTTCGAGCTGTTCGTCGATATCGCAGCGACGTGCGTCGCGTCGGCGATGGTCGGTCTGGCACTGTCGGCACTGGCCCGATCCGCCGAACAGATCATGCCGTTGCTGGTGGTCGCCGTGATGAGCCAGCTGGTGTTCTCCGGCGGGATGATCCCGGTCACCGACCGCATCGTGCTGGATCAGATGTCCTGGGCGACGCCGGCGCGCTGGGGCTTCGCGTCCTCGGCGTCGACGATCGACCTGATCCGGCTGGTGCCCGGACCGCTGACCCCGCAGGACCGGCACTGGGAGCACACCTCGGGGGCATGGCTGTTCGACATGGCGATGCTGGCGCTGATCAGCATCTTCTACCTGACATTCGTGCGCTGGCGAATTCGTCTGAACGCCTCGTGA
- a CDS encoding TetR/AcrR family transcriptional regulator has product MPRPPRYTVDDLLDAAAELLAADGAAAVTMSAVARLCGAPSGSVYHRFPSRAALCGELWLRTEERFHAALAAVLAEPGDPQQRCVAGAHQVLAWCRRHPAEAQVLLTGPGPLGLSEWPDPLSNRRKRLQRRQRKAFAELSDDVTRVGAALIDVPLAMVRRQQRSRQTVPAGAEEIVEDCARALIAPS; this is encoded by the coding sequence ATGCCGAGGCCTCCCCGATACACCGTCGACGATCTCCTCGATGCCGCCGCTGAACTGCTGGCCGCCGATGGTGCCGCGGCGGTGACGATGTCGGCGGTGGCCCGGCTGTGTGGAGCGCCCAGTGGTTCGGTGTATCACCGGTTCCCGTCGCGTGCGGCGCTGTGCGGTGAATTGTGGCTGCGCACCGAGGAGCGCTTTCACGCCGCACTGGCCGCTGTGCTGGCCGAACCCGGGGATCCGCAGCAGCGCTGCGTGGCCGGCGCGCACCAGGTGCTTGCGTGGTGTCGGCGGCACCCGGCCGAGGCCCAGGTGCTTCTGACAGGTCCGGGTCCGCTCGGGCTCAGCGAGTGGCCCGATCCGCTGAGCAACCGGCGGAAACGCTTGCAGCGCAGGCAGCGTAAAGCCTTCGCCGAACTGTCCGACGACGTCACCCGGGTCGGCGCCGCGCTGATCGACGTGCCGTTGGCGATGGTGCGTCGTCAGCAGCGCAGCCGTCAGACCGTGCCGGCCGGTGCCGAGGAGATCGTGGAGGACTGCGCCCGGGCGCTCATCGCCCCGAGCTGA
- a CDS encoding NADH:flavin oxidoreductase: MAAPHDVFAPAKLGPLTLRNRIIKAATFEASSPDALVTEDLITYHRLPAAGGVGMTTVAYCAVAPGGRTDGWQIWMRPEAVPGLRRLTEAIHNEGAAISAQIGHAGPVANARTNKAPALAPVRFFNPLSMRFARKATRADIDEVTEQHANAARLAIESGFDAVEIHLGHNYLASSFLSPLINRRTDEFGGSLENRAKVARGVVRAVRRAVGDRIAVTAKMNMSDGVRGGISVEESLQTAKWLEDDGGLDALELTAGSSLLNPMFLFRGGAPVREFSKAFKPPLSWGIRMTGKKFMREYPYHEAYLMRDAKKFRDELTMPLILLGGITNRQTMDKAMAEGFDFVAMGRALLAEPDLLNRIKADSAVQSICDHCNLCMPTIYSHTYCVRTGSPSPVSSGR, translated from the coding sequence ATGGCAGCCCCGCACGACGTGTTCGCACCGGCCAAGCTCGGGCCGTTGACGCTGCGCAACAGAATCATCAAAGCGGCGACGTTCGAGGCTTCCAGCCCCGACGCGCTGGTCACCGAGGACCTGATCACCTACCACCGGCTACCCGCCGCGGGCGGGGTCGGGATGACGACGGTGGCCTACTGCGCGGTCGCCCCCGGGGGGCGCACCGACGGCTGGCAGATCTGGATGCGCCCCGAGGCGGTGCCGGGATTGCGTCGGCTCACCGAGGCGATCCACAACGAGGGCGCGGCGATCAGCGCTCAGATCGGGCATGCCGGCCCGGTGGCCAATGCCCGCACCAACAAGGCTCCCGCGCTGGCGCCGGTCCGGTTCTTCAATCCGCTGTCGATGCGTTTCGCCCGCAAGGCCACCCGCGCCGACATCGACGAGGTGACCGAGCAACACGCCAATGCCGCCCGGCTGGCCATCGAATCGGGCTTCGACGCCGTCGAGATCCACCTCGGCCACAATTATCTGGCCAGCTCGTTTCTGTCGCCGCTGATCAATCGGCGCACCGACGAGTTCGGTGGCTCGCTGGAGAACCGCGCCAAGGTGGCCCGCGGCGTTGTGCGCGCGGTGCGCCGCGCCGTCGGCGATCGGATCGCGGTCACCGCCAAGATGAACATGTCCGACGGGGTGCGCGGTGGCATCTCGGTCGAGGAGTCCCTGCAGACCGCCAAATGGCTGGAGGACGACGGTGGGCTCGACGCCCTGGAACTGACCGCCGGTAGCTCGCTGCTCAACCCGATGTTCCTGTTCCGCGGCGGAGCGCCGGTCCGGGAGTTCTCCAAGGCCTTCAAGCCGCCGCTGTCCTGGGGAATCCGGATGACCGGCAAGAAGTTCATGCGCGAGTACCCGTATCACGAGGCATACCTGATGCGCGACGCCAAGAAATTCCGTGACGAGCTGACGATGCCGCTGATCCTGCTCGGCGGCATCACCAACCGTCAGACCATGGACAAAGCGATGGCCGAGGGATTCGATTTCGTCGCGATGGGTCGCGCACTGCTCGCCGAGCCCGACCTGCTCAACCGGATCAAGGCCGACAGCGCCGTGCAGTCGATCTGCGATCACTGCAACCTGTGCATGCCGACCATCTACAGCCACACCTACTGCGTGCGCACCGGCTCGCCGTCTCCGGTCAGCTCGGGGCGATGA
- a CDS encoding bifunctional methylenetetrahydrofolate dehydrogenase/methenyltetrahydrofolate cyclohydrolase: MGAITLDGKATRDEIFVDLKQRVARLAEAGYTPGLGTVLVGDDPGSQAYVRGKHSDCAKVGINSIRRDLPADISQAELEATLDELNANPECTGYIVQLPLPKQLDENAALERVDPGKDADGLHPTNLGRLVLNEPAPLPCTPRGIVHLLRRFQVEIAGAHVVVIGRGVTVGRPLGLLLTRRSENATVTLCHTATRHLPQITREADIIIAAAGVPHMVTAEMVRPGAAVVDVGVSRDEAGKLVGDVAPEVWEVAGHVSPNPGGVGPLTRAFLLTNVVERAEVLAGL; this comes from the coding sequence GTGGGTGCAATCACTTTGGACGGTAAGGCCACGCGGGACGAAATCTTTGTCGACCTCAAGCAGCGCGTCGCGCGACTCGCCGAGGCTGGGTACACGCCCGGCCTGGGCACGGTGCTGGTCGGTGATGACCCGGGGTCGCAGGCCTACGTGCGGGGTAAGCACTCCGACTGCGCCAAGGTCGGCATCAACTCGATCCGCCGTGACCTGCCCGCCGACATCAGCCAGGCCGAGCTCGAGGCCACCCTCGACGAGCTCAACGCCAACCCGGAGTGCACCGGATACATCGTGCAGCTGCCGTTGCCCAAGCAGCTGGATGAGAACGCCGCGCTGGAGCGGGTCGATCCGGGCAAGGACGCCGACGGTCTGCACCCGACCAATCTGGGCCGGCTGGTGCTCAATGAGCCCGCGCCGCTGCCCTGCACGCCGCGCGGGATCGTGCACCTGCTGCGCCGCTTTCAGGTGGAGATCGCCGGCGCGCACGTGGTGGTCATCGGTCGTGGCGTCACGGTAGGCCGGCCGCTCGGGCTGTTGCTGACCCGTCGCTCGGAGAACGCCACGGTGACCCTGTGCCACACAGCGACTCGCCATCTGCCACAGATCACCCGGGAGGCCGACATCATCATCGCCGCGGCGGGGGTGCCGCACATGGTGACCGCCGAGATGGTGCGTCCAGGGGCGGCCGTCGTCGACGTCGGGGTCAGCCGCGACGAGGCGGGCAAGCTCGTCGGTGACGTGGCACCCGAGGTGTGGGAGGTCGCCGGCCATGTGTCGCCCAACCCGGGCGGGGTCGGTCCGCTGACGAGGGCCTTCCTGCTGACCAACGTGGTCGAGCGCGCCGAGGTGCTGGCCGGGTTGTGA
- a CDS encoding DUF3017 domain-containing protein, which yields MTAREFVRKVFAGQWPILVVALFLVAAFVLVAAGFWRRGALVMAVGVAVAAGLRLTLSDERAGLLAVRTKTIDFLTTALVSAAMLYIAWTIDPLGTS from the coding sequence GTGACCGCCAGGGAGTTCGTTCGCAAGGTGTTCGCCGGGCAATGGCCGATCCTGGTCGTCGCGCTGTTCCTGGTGGCCGCGTTCGTGCTGGTGGCGGCGGGCTTCTGGCGGCGCGGTGCGTTGGTCATGGCGGTCGGGGTCGCGGTGGCCGCAGGGCTGCGGCTGACGCTGTCCGACGAGCGGGCCGGGCTGCTGGCGGTGCGCACCAAGACCATCGACTTCCTCACCACAGCGTTGGTCAGCGCGGCGATGCTCTACATCGCGTGGACGATCGACCCGCTCGGCACCAGCTGA
- the erm gene encoding 23S ribosomal RNA methyltransferase Erm, whose translation MPTYSGGRHEHGQNFLIDPAIRDRIVGLVAATSGPIVEIGPGRGALTFELQHLGRPLTAVEIDARHARWLRSRAKPSTAIVEADFLRWRLPAHPHVVVGNLPFHLTTAVLRRLLHASQWTQSMLLVQWEVARRRAAVGGATMMTAQWWPWIEFGLECRVPADAFRPRPTVDGGLMVMTRRVEPLVARPDRGRYQAFVHAVFTGRGRDLAAVLSGVCDRRTRRAVTGWVHRHGLQGARPRDLTAAQWTQLFELAGPSRK comes from the coding sequence ATGCCCACCTACAGTGGCGGCCGTCATGAGCACGGCCAGAACTTCCTCATCGACCCCGCGATCAGGGACCGTATCGTCGGCCTGGTCGCCGCCACGTCCGGTCCCATCGTCGAGATCGGTCCCGGTCGCGGTGCGCTCACCTTCGAACTGCAGCACCTCGGCCGTCCGTTGACCGCGGTCGAGATCGATGCCCGGCATGCCCGCTGGTTGCGCTCGCGGGCCAAGCCTTCGACGGCGATCGTCGAGGCCGACTTCCTGCGTTGGCGGCTACCGGCCCATCCTCACGTCGTGGTCGGCAACCTGCCCTTCCACCTGACGACCGCGGTGCTGCGTCGGCTGCTGCATGCGTCGCAGTGGACGCAGTCGATGCTGCTGGTGCAGTGGGAGGTGGCACGCCGGCGAGCCGCAGTCGGTGGGGCCACGATGATGACTGCCCAGTGGTGGCCGTGGATCGAGTTCGGTCTCGAATGCCGGGTTCCCGCCGATGCGTTCCGGCCGCGCCCCACCGTCGACGGCGGGCTCATGGTGATGACACGCCGTGTCGAGCCGCTGGTGGCGCGCCCGGACCGCGGCCGCTATCAGGCTTTCGTGCACGCGGTCTTCACCGGCAGGGGGCGTGATCTGGCCGCGGTGCTGTCGGGTGTGTGTGATCGCCGGACCCGTCGCGCGGTCACGGGCTGGGTGCACCGGCATGGGCTGCAGGGCGCACGGCCGAGAGATCTCACTGCCGCGCAGTGGACGCAACTCTTCGAGTTGGCGGGCCCCTCGCGAAAGTGA
- a CDS encoding class I SAM-dependent methyltransferase → MTEQRSLSFGAQAAAYERGRPSYPPEAIDWLLSEGARDVLDLGAGTGKLTTRLVERGLDVVAVDPIPEMLEVLSSSLPDTPALLGTAEEIPLPDASVDAVLVAQAWHWFDPQRAAKEVMRVLRPGGRLGLVWNNRDERLGWVKELGRIIGHEVDPFSQSADLPAPFADIARHQVEWTNYLTPQALIDLVASRSYCITSPEQVRTRTLEQVRELLATHPALANGTGLALPYVTVCIRATLG, encoded by the coding sequence GTGACCGAGCAGCGGTCGTTGTCGTTCGGCGCCCAGGCCGCGGCTTACGAGCGGGGCCGGCCGTCCTACCCTCCGGAGGCGATCGACTGGCTGTTGTCCGAGGGTGCGCGCGACGTGCTCGACCTCGGCGCCGGGACCGGCAAGCTGACCACCCGGCTGGTCGAGCGCGGCCTCGACGTGGTGGCTGTCGACCCCATCCCGGAAATGCTGGAGGTGCTGAGCTCGTCGCTGCCCGACACCCCGGCACTACTGGGCACGGCCGAGGAGATCCCGCTGCCCGACGCCAGCGTTGACGCGGTGCTGGTCGCCCAGGCCTGGCACTGGTTCGACCCGCAGCGCGCCGCCAAGGAGGTCATGCGGGTCCTGCGGCCTGGGGGTCGGCTCGGTCTGGTGTGGAACAACCGTGACGAACGGCTGGGCTGGGTCAAGGAGCTGGGACGCATCATCGGCCACGAGGTCGACCCGTTCAGCCAGAGCGCCGATCTCCCCGCCCCGTTTGCCGACATCGCGCGCCACCAGGTGGAGTGGACGAACTACCTGACCCCGCAAGCGCTGATCGACCTGGTCGCGTCGCGCAGTTACTGCATCACCTCGCCCGAACAGGTGCGCACCCGCACGCTGGAACAGGTGCGCGAGCTGCTGGCGACCCATCCGGCGCTGGCCAACGGCACCGGACTGGCGCTGCCCTACGTCACGGTGTGTATCCGCGCGACGCTGGGCTGA
- a CDS encoding homoserine O-acetyltransferase, which produces MTIVDVATDDRATLPPEGEIGVVDIGRLTLENGAVLEDVSIAVQRWGKLSANRDNVVMVLHALTGDSHITGPAGPDHPTPGWWDGVAGPGAPIDTDRWCAISTNVLGGCRGSTGPSSPAPDGKPWGSRFPVTSIRDQVAADVATLQRLGITEVAAVIGGSMGGARALEWIVSHPQDVRAALVLAVGARATADQIGTQSTQIAAITADPNWLGGDYHGTGRAPELGLQIARRFAHLTYRGEAELDERFANDAQTGEDPGAGGRYAVQSYLEHQGRKLLQRFDAGTYVALTDALSSHDVGRGRGGVAKALGGCPVPTVVGGITSDRLYPLRLQAELAELLPGCDGLDVVDSEFGHDGFLLETDAVGKLIRRTLELADR; this is translated from the coding sequence GTGACTATCGTGGATGTGGCTACCGACGACCGCGCGACCCTTCCCCCCGAGGGCGAGATCGGCGTCGTCGACATCGGCAGACTGACCCTGGAGAACGGCGCCGTCCTCGAAGACGTGTCGATCGCGGTGCAGCGTTGGGGCAAGCTTTCGGCCAACCGGGACAACGTCGTGATGGTGCTGCACGCGCTGACCGGCGACTCGCACATCACCGGACCCGCCGGACCGGACCATCCGACCCCCGGCTGGTGGGATGGAGTTGCCGGCCCCGGCGCGCCGATCGACACCGACCGCTGGTGTGCGATCTCGACCAATGTGCTCGGCGGCTGCCGCGGGTCGACCGGTCCGAGCTCGCCGGCGCCCGACGGAAAGCCCTGGGGGTCAAGGTTTCCCGTGACGTCGATCCGCGACCAGGTCGCCGCCGATGTGGCCACCCTGCAGCGGCTGGGAATCACCGAGGTGGCCGCGGTGATCGGCGGGTCGATGGGGGGCGCCCGTGCGCTGGAGTGGATCGTCAGCCATCCGCAAGACGTACGCGCGGCACTGGTACTCGCAGTCGGTGCCCGCGCCACCGCCGACCAGATCGGTACGCAGAGCACGCAGATCGCCGCGATCACTGCCGATCCGAACTGGCTGGGCGGGGACTACCACGGCACCGGGCGCGCACCCGAACTCGGGCTGCAGATCGCCCGGCGGTTCGCCCACCTGACCTATCGGGGTGAGGCCGAGCTCGACGAACGCTTCGCCAACGACGCCCAGACCGGTGAGGACCCCGGCGCGGGCGGTCGCTACGCGGTGCAGAGCTACTTGGAGCATCAGGGGCGAAAGTTGTTGCAGCGCTTCGATGCCGGAACCTATGTCGCGCTGACCGATGCACTGTCGAGTCACGACGTGGGCCGGGGTCGCGGTGGTGTGGCCAAGGCTTTGGGCGGCTGCCCGGTCCCGACCGTCGTCGGCGGCATCACCTCCGACCGGCTCTACCCGCTGCGGTTGCAGGCCGAACTGGCCGAACTGCTGCCCGGGTGCGACGGCCTGGACGTGGTCGACTCGGAGTTCGGCCATGACGGGTTTCTGCTCGAGACCGACGCCGTGGGCAAGCTGATCCGTCGCACGCTGGAGCTGGCAGACCGGTGA